One genomic region from Candida albicans SC5314 chromosome 6, complete sequence encodes:
- the GLC3 gene encoding 1,4-alpha-glucan branching enzyme (Putative 1,4-glucan branching enzyme; fluconazole-induced; colony morphology-related gene regulation by Ssn6; stationary phase enriched protein), with the protein MSKSLIQGVLDLDPWLEPFSQPLINRQIEFQKWHKKLIESEGSLIDFANSYKKYGVHTLPSGEIQIIQYIPDVDEVSIVGDFNNWNKDSHKLRKLNEFGTWELTLKPGSIPIDSKYKIAMKTTTTTTTTTTTKNGGEWIYRLDPWVHRATFAKQHALYEGHFWEDNYQFKNPRPKKNIAAGGIKIYEAHVGISTPEPTIGSYKNFTQNVLPIIRDLGYNTIQLMAIMEHAYYASFGYQVTSFFAISSRYGTPDELKELIDTAHGMGIQVLLDVVHSHSSKNVDDGLNMFNGTDHYLFHGGSRGNHDLWDSRLFNYTNYETLRFLLSNLKYYIDVFQFDGFRFDGVTSMLYKHHGLSVGFSGGYHEYFGDGVDNEAIVYLMLAHQLMNEISTTENFNLTSIAEDVSGMPTLCRPISDGGIGFNYRLSMAIPDMWIKILKHLTDEQWDLGNIVHTLTNRRYGEKVIAYCESHDQALVGDKTLAFWLMDKEMYTNMSVLSPLTPIIDRGIALHKLIRLVTFALGGDGYLNFEGNEFGHPEWLDFPRQGNGESYHYARRQFNLINDDLLRYKYLYQFDKKMLQLEITNTGEYVSLKHEGDKVLVFEKGKSVYIFNFNPTQSFVDYRIGVELPGTYKLVLDSDSEDLGGHGRLDHNTKYFTFNEPWNNRSNSLLVYIPTRTAIVLEKVE; encoded by the coding sequence ATgtcaaaatcattaattcaaGGAGTATTAGACTTAGATCCATGGTTAGAACCATTTTCTCAACCATTAATTAATCgacaaattgaatttcaaaaatggcataaaaaattaattgaatcagAAGgttcattaattgattttgctAATAGTTATAAAAAATATGGTGTACATACTTTACCTTCTGgtgaaattcaaatcattcaatatattcctgatgttgatgaagtttcaattgttggagattttaataattggaATAAAGATAGTCATAAATTACggaaattaaatgaatttggAACTTGGGAATTGACTCTTAAACCAGGTAGTATCCCCATTGATagtaaatataaaattgcCATGAAAACCACGACCAcgaccaccaccaccaccaccaccaaaaatgGCGGGGAATGGATTTATCGTTTAGATCCATGGGTTCATAGAGCTACATTTGCTAAACAACATGCATTATATGAAGGTCATTTTTGGGAAgataattatcaatttaaaaatcCTCGtcctaaaaaaaatattgccGCAGGTGGTATTAAAATTTATGAAGCTCATGTAGGTATTTCTACTCCGGAACCAACTATTGGTAGttataaaaatttcacTCAAAATGTCTTGCCAATAATTCGTGATCTTGGTTATAATACCATTCAATTAATGGCAATTATGGAACATGCTTATTATGCATCATTTGGTTATCAAGTGACGAGTTTTTTCGCCATCTCATCTCGATATGGTACCCCtgatgaattaaaagaattgattgatacCGCTCATGGAATGGGAATTCAAGTATTATTAGATGTGGTCCATTCTCATAGTTCGAAAAATGTCGACGATGGATTAAATATGTTTAATGGTACTgatcattatttatttcatgGTGGTAGTAGAGGCAATCATGATTTATGGGATTCTCgattatttaattatacAAACTATGAAACTTTAAGATTTTTATTAtctaatttgaaatattatattgatgttttccaatttgatGGCTTTAGATTTGATGGGGTTACTAGTATGCTTTATAAACATCATGGATTATCTGTTGGGTTCAGTGGTGGATATCATGAATATTTTGGTGATGGAGTCGATAATGAAGCTATAGTTTATCTTATGTTAGctcatcaattaatgaatgaaatttCCACCACggaaaatttcaatttgactTCAATTGCGGAAGACGTTTCCGGGATGCCTACATTATGTCGTCCAATATCTGATGGAGGAATTGGTTTCAATTATAGATTATCAATGGCAATCCCTGATATGTGgattaaaattttaaaacatTTAACTGATGAACAATGGGATCTTGGTAATATTGTTCATACATTAACCAATCGAAGATATGGTGAAAAAGTCATTGCTTATTGCGAATCTCATGATCAAGCTTTGGTTGGAGATAAAACTTTAGCCTTTTGGTTAATGGATAAAGAAATGTATACCAATATGTCAGTATTATCCCCATTAACACCAATTATTGATAGAGGTATTGCCCTTCATAAATTAATCCGTTTAGTCACTTTTGCCCTTGGTGGTGATGGATATCTCAATTTTGAAGGTAATGAATTTGGTCATCCTGAATGGTTGGATTTCCCTCGTCAAGGTAATGGAGAATCTTATCATTATGCTCGTcgtcaattcaatttaattaatgatgatCTTCTTCgttataaatatttatatcaatttgataaaaaaatgttaCAACTAGAAATCACCAATACTGGGGAATATGTTTCTTTAAAACATGAAGGTGATAAAGTTTtagtatttgaaaaaggtAAATCagtttatattttcaatttcaatccAACTCaatcatttgttgattataGAATTGGGGTTGAATTACCAGGGACTTATAAATTAGTATTGGATTCTGATTCAGAAGATTTAGGTGGTCATGGAAGACTCGATCATAATACTAAATATTTCACTTTTAATGAACCTTGGAATAATAGAAGTAATTCCCTTTTAGTTTATATTCCAACTAGAACTGCCATTGTCTTAGAAAAAGTTGAGTAG